In Setaria italica strain Yugu1 chromosome IX, Setaria_italica_v2.0, whole genome shotgun sequence, the genomic stretch TGGCATGCTTCTTCTCCGTGGGTGGTCCACACTTGCTGACTTGGAATTCGAAGGATGGTCAGTCAAACCGTTGTTTTTAGGTTCAGCAAGCTTTTTCAATCGCTCACTGGATGATTCAGCTCTCCCacctttctccttcttcacATCTGTCAACGATGAGGTTGACTTACTAACTGCATTTGTATTATCATTTAGTTTGCTTGCTTTTACTGTTTTTCGGGGATCAGTCCCTGTGGTAGTTTTGGCAGGAAGTTTTCTGAGAGGTGAAGAGGATGCAGGTTCTGCATCGCTGAACTTTGAGCTCTTGTAGGTACTGGGAGAAACCTTGGGAGAAGGTTTCACTTTTGGCTGCTGTGGTGCAGTTGACGCACTGGAAGTGCTACTTCTTGCAGCAATTCTCTTTTGCCTCTCCAGCTTAAGCCTTTCTAGCCGTTTGATCTGTTCCTCTTCCTGGAAATGCGAAAATTCACCAATTCAATGTTGCAAAGTATTAGAAAtctagcagcagcaaccaaagTTGTCCGGTTATACTAATTTATCAATAAATAAACCTCCATTATAAGAAAAGACAGGACAATAAGGATCACTACCCCAATTCGAGTTATTCTTCATGTTAAATCACTTGTATTTGTATGCCTAAACAGCGGTTTAGCCCGTTTAAACACTGCACAGTGGCCAGTTGTCCCCAATTAAACATCTGTTTATCCCGATTAAACAGACATTTTTCCTCAATAACATCGTTGGAGGCTGACCCAGCTGCCAGTTGCACCACCTGCTGGTTTTGGTAAGAACCTGTAAGGCTGTAAGCACTTGGTAAGAGCTTGAGTGTGAGTGCCTTCAAATTTCCCACTTTTTTACATCCTAGTAGTTGGTAGGCACACATAATCTTgctgtattttttttgttgttttctgcTAACAATGGCAGGTGAGCAAGGTGTATTTTTTTGGTTGTTTTCTGCTAACAATGGCAGGTGAGCAAGGTGAGGAAGATGAACCTCTCACACCAAAGACACAAGCAACCAGGGATTACTTGGCACGCTTACTGAATGAACACACACTGAACATCACAGCAGCGGTGAATGAGACCAGAGAGGCCTTGAACAACAACACCACTGAAAGGTTGGGACACTAAAGCGGTGCATCACGATAGGTCAGACTGGAGGGCAGAGGCAGTATTTAGACATTCTGGTTGTTTTAAAAATAAAGCTCACAATCATATTTCGCATCAAAACTACAGGATTCTTGACAAGCTAATAAGAGAACATCGTATGTGAAAATGTAAACTGTGTAAAACACTAACTAGGTCAAAAGGACAAATGCTGAGGGGCAAGGAGCATCATACATTGTTATGCAGAAGCATGTACGATAGAATTCGCAGAAAAGGATCGATGGGTATAAAAAAATCAATGCACCAATACCTGCTCTTTCTTTGCCTTTTGAAGATCCGCTTTATATGCTCGCAAGTTTTGTGCACGTTTCTGTGCATCAGTCATTGGGCCTTTTGATGATGATAATCGCCTCACTAAAGCATCTTTCCTTCGTTTATCCAAACTCTCCTGTGAACTTCTTAGCCGCTTATCTTTCTCTGGCTTTACTTCATCCACATTGCTCAATGCTGCCTCTTCCACAGGTGCATCTACAACCATGGCAGCAGGTTGGCTCTGCATCTGACTGTTATAATCCAGTGCCGGATCATATCCAAATGAAATGTCTTCACATCCACGCTCTGGCATCAACTCATCTGGCTCATAGAAAAGCTGCTCACCAGCTTTAGCATCTGATACCTTTTGAACAGTTGAGGGAAGCTCAACATCTATGTCAATTGCAGTACGGCTTTCTGGTCCAAGATTATCCTCTGAGGTGAACCTAAGAGGTATCATAAAGGACTCATCTGCCATGCTGTGCGCATTTTTTTCCACCAGGCTGGGGTTCTTGTACTGTGCCTCTGCAAGAGGGTCCAAAGAACTCCCTCTGTGCATTGACTTTTCCTGTCCATAAATCATGAAGTCATCACTTGCACCTCTTCTGTATCTCCCATCTCCAGCTTCAATCTCCTTTATGCAATCACTAGCAACACCACTACCTTCCCCCGACATCATAAGTTCATCACCAGACAGCATCTGCTGTGGCCTAATCCTCCCATTTTCTATATTGAAACCTACTGTACTACGTTCATTGGCACCAGCAGAATCTCGCTCTGCCAAGAGAATAGAATCATCAATGCCTgtgctctccttcctccttgctgGGGGTGGTTCTTTTTCACTGGCGAATAGGTCGGTATCATTATCTCTTGTCTTCTCATCAGCTCTTAGCAGGAAACTCTGGAAGACATTCCAGTTCCCTGGGTCTCCATCTTGCCCATTCGACATTTCATCCTTATTATATTCATCTGCAGACTCAAGAATGATCTTTCTAGCATCTTTCTTCTTTGAAATTGAGctcttattctttttctttctagACTTGGTGTTCAGATCATCGCTGTCCTCAGATGCTACATCTGAACCTGTTTGTGATTCACTGTCCGATGATCCATGCCTTTTTGATGTTACATTTATGTTTCGTATGACAACCACACTGGGCTTCTTCTTGCCTgtccttttatcctttttatGGGACCTGTGACCATAAGAAGTCTCCCTCTCTGAACCGCTCTGGTCACTTCCATCATCTGAAGTTTCTGAGTCCTTGCTATCTGAGGAGTGTTTCTTTGATGCTCTCCTTTCTGAGTGGTGGTGCCTAGTATCGTCCATTGAGGGGTAGGGGGAAGGGTAATATGGGTTCATTCCAGGATAGTAAGGCATGCCTTGCATAGAGTAAGGTGGATGCATTGCCCACGGTGGATATGCTGACTGATATGGACCATGGAAGAACTCATGGGGTGCTCCAGAGTGCTGAGATGTCCTCTGATCTGTCAAGCAACACAAGTTATTGCTGAGATCCAAGGACATTTTTATTCAGTCATTAATGGGAAAACAACTCTAAAATCAAGCATGGGACAAATAGCTTCAAGGAGTTGAATCAACAGTTGTGCAAATAATGAATGAATAGGAAATCCAGCATCCATCAAAAGAAAATGTTCCTGGATAGTAATTATCCAAACTCATGGAAAAATAAGTTGTTATGAGCTTTTTAGAATGTAAGTTGGTCATTGCACCAAACAGCATGAGTCTATTAGCTTGGAGGGTGTTAAGACATCAAAATATACCTGCTTTAGAAGCATCTTCTCCATTTGCATCTCCATTGGAAACAGACATGGTTTCCATAGTTTGCTTCATGTTGTCCCCCATAAACATAATGCCAGAAGGATTAAAGGGAGCAAATTCCGAGCGTGCAGACATTGCTTCAGGTTCAACTTCAATCCATTGTCCGGTTTCATGCTTTTGCTTCCACAATCCAATGAAATGTGTACATGCCTTCCTATTTGTTGAAAGCACACCAAAGCGGTTAGCATGAAAGGATTTAATGTTAACGCTGTGAAAATTTGCTTTCAGGCAACTGTTTGTAACTTAGTCAAGGAGGTCAAACAGCAGTAAGTTTATGCGCTTGTATGGGCGTGAGTCCTAGGTACCCAATCTATTAATTTGTAGTTTCATGTCCCTGAACTTGCGAAGTGGTTCACTAGAGGTCCAAACCTCCCTAAGTCACTAATTACTGTTGATCCACCTGTTTGCCATCTCCATGCCATCCAGGTCACCCTAATTTTGCGAACCCATCATTCATATCACAACTAGCCCCCACATGACAGCCAATAAACAAACAAAGATTCTGATGGTACCCACGGCAGAGAGATGAGGGAGAGATGACCCACACCACTGACTTGTGGGTGCAGCATTTAGTGTCCAAGATGGCACATAGTCAGCATGCCATGTAAACGATCAGGTATCAACTAAGAAGGTTTGGACCTCGGGCAAAACACAAACACTTAAAAACTTTAGGTGCATGGAACTCAAATTAATAGTTCAGGACCCCAGATAATGCCCCATAACAAGTTTAGGGACCGCAGTGCACTTTACTCAGTCTATGAAAGAACCATCCACAGCATGGTTCAACAATGATATGTGATCAACTGATAAAGCCATATAGTTGAAGCTATTTGCATATTGCAACAACTTCCGATATTTGAATTCTCTCAACAATTTCAACATTTGGAAAATAGCCTCCTGGCTCCCACATTATACTGTCGCCAGAGTAGAATCCAAGAAAACAGCAAATAGATATGCTACAGAGTCAGGTGCAGATAATTTAGCAGTCCTATCGTCATGAGACAGATGTACAGGATACTCAAAATGAGATATCCAACCTATCAGGCAAATTATTTATTAGACATAAGAAGGCTATACTTACATCAAGCGAGAAGCACCAAAACGCTCTGCAAATGTGATCAAATACACCAAGTTGTCAATATCAAACCCTGCTGCTACAGCACGTGCAAAGGCCATAGCCTGCTCTTTACGCAAGACTGTTTTGCGAGTCTCCAACACTCTGAGCAATTGAGCTCTACAAAATACGAAGTGTGTAATAAGATGATTGTATTAACAGCATCCTGTAACGCGGTTAAATTCagcatgcaaaaaaaaagatgaacgCTCCAGAAACAAAAACAACTCATCCAAAAATTAAACAGATCCCGGCCATATACACTGGTGTGTCTCCCTTatctaagaaaaaaataagCATAGTAAAAGAATCAAATGATGATGATGCTAGAAGTATATACATTTCTTCATTAAATGGAGCATATGTTACTCAACAAATGAAGATTAGTTCTATTTTAAACATAACATTATGTATTATCCATGAAGattccatttcaaaaaaaaaagttttgttGCCATACATGAAAAACCTTAAAGTACCACATTACAGAAAACAAAAAGGGATGTTTTAGACATAAGTACTTTGAATTCTCCTCCTGAGTAGCACCGTTATTCTGCACTGGTAGAGTTGGCTGTGTGCCAGCCTGCCAACAATATGGAATCTCAGAATTAGATAACACATTTATACCCTGACTCTTTTGCAGAAAGAAAAGGCGAGTTTATCCATACAACTTTACCTTATATGGAACAAGCGCCATATCTGCATCAGGATCGAAAATTGTCTTACTACCTGTAAGCAGATGGATCAAGGACATTCAGCAACaaggcaagaaaaaaaaaatacaagagcCATCTCCAAATCAAGTTGCAGCTCATATCCATCCTTATTGAAACATGTAACTAATTTTTAAAGCAGAAGAGAACGATCTCTTCTTAAAAATGCACAACGCGATAATTAGCCCCCATCTCAAAATGTACAGCTTCCAGTGAGCTagctaaaactaaaacaattAATTTCACAATTGATAAGCACTACTGAAGGTTGCTCATGCATAAACCAATATATATGTTGGCATTTTCCTTGTGCAGCCTAGTGTATTGAAAATTAAAGCTATCTATCTGTACCAAATTCAACATATGTGCCTGATGCTACAACTCAATTTGCAGCAAACCCTAATAACGAATAAATTCTAAAAGTACATCCTGCATTGCAATTTGCCAAGTTTTTGTTCAAGGAAATAcaaaaagtattttttttctcagtAATAAGTAAGCATTGCTGAGTACTTAGGTGATAAAACAAAGAGCTTCAAGATATGCTGTTTTTTCTACGGATCATGATGAAAGAAACAAGAAATGCGCATCGGTGTTTGACCTTCCATGCAATCCACCGATTTCCCGTTATGGTCTTCCACCTAACAAAGTGCAAATAAGAACATCTCATCTTTCTGATATTACTATGTTAATCACAAGTTATCCAGCACAGATGTCTACTTACAGATCTCAAACCAAGGCTGTCGTTGCCCTGGACAGCAATGGCATCCTCAATCTGCAATATCTCAGACTCTATTGTTGTGACCCGCTCCAGGACCTCCGGTGTACTCACAAAACGAACAAACCTGCCAAGGCCAACCATGCAAATCACCACCCCGATAATCTAAACAAAAAGATGCAAATCGCCACCCCTGACGCTGTGAAATGCAATTGGGTGGCAAGATGAAGAGAAACCGAGCACCAACCTCTCCACTGTGCCCCTGGTAAACCATGGCGCATCAATCTCTGGATCCGGCTCAAGTGTGATTGAATAGCCTCCC encodes the following:
- the LOC101783885 gene encoding COP1-interacting protein 7, yielding MRPETRLESAVFQLTPTRTRCDLVVVANGWKEKIASGLLNPFVAHLKVAQEQIAKGGYSITLEPDPEIDAPWFTRGTVERFVRFVSTPEVLERVTTIESEILQIEDAIAVQGNDSLGLRSVEDHNGKSVDCMEGSKTIFDPDADMALVPYKAGTQPTLPVQNNGATQEENSKAQLLRVLETRKTVLRKEQAMAFARAVAAGFDIDNLVYLITFAERFGASRLMKACTHFIGLWKQKHETGQWIEVEPEAMSARSEFAPFNPSGIMFMGDNMKQTMETMSVSNGDANGEDASKADQRTSQHSGAPHEFFHGPYQSAYPPWAMHPPYSMQGMPYYPGMNPYYPSPYPSMDDTRHHHSERRASKKHSSDSKDSETSDDGSDQSGSERETSYGHRSHKKDKRTGKKKPSVVVIRNINVTSKRHGSSDSESQTGSDVASEDSDDLNTKSRKKKNKSSISKKKDARKIILESADEYNKDEMSNGQDGDPGNWNVFQSFLLRADEKTRDNDTDLFASEKEPPPARRKESTGIDDSILLAERDSAGANERSTVGFNIENGRIRPQQMLSGDELMMSGEGSGVASDCIKEIEAGDGRYRRGASDDFMIYGQEKSMHRGSSLDPLAEAQYKNPSLVEKNAHSMADESFMIPLRFTSEDNLGPESRTAIDIDVELPSTVQKVSDAKAGEQLFYEPDELMPERGCEDISFGYDPALDYNSQMQSQPAAMVVDAPVEEAALSNVDEVKPEKDKRLRSSQESLDKRRKDALVRRLSSSKGPMTDAQKRAQNLRAYKADLQKAKKEQEEEQIKRLERLKLERQKRIAARSSTSSASTAPQQPKVKPSPKVSPSTYKSSKFSDAEPASSSPLRKLPAKTTTGTDPRKTVKASKLNDNTNAVSKSTSSLTDVKKEKGGRAESSSERLKKLAEPKNNGLTDHPSNSKSASVDHPRRRSMPQDTQTKKISAIMQLDQSKSATLPELKVKSPQAPAVVKNGVAAKEKKEVSHGAKAPTTETAGVKKTDGNISRMNSSDDSVVVEKTVVMLENEVVSTPLVIPHSGRNAAKETSSDDRTEKPSPELEYAAIRGPPSPLILPDAESPVTNGPDDQGNSYEVVTECRKDEPERPTLAAMEKPYQAPFARVTSLENASDYSQLPVQESGSLVHVDSIKARVPEPVYSVSVEGNEVNEKPRSKEPKGFRKLLKFGRKSQASALTEGAMDSDASSVDDAPAGEGSMLKNLISQEDSSASSKASRSFSLLSPFRSKHKVIVL